The segment TGAAATCGAAGTCCTGGGGAGCGAACAATCGATAACAAGCGCACCCGCCTGGGAGGAACTTTCGCATCGTCTTGACCGCTGGGCGTTTGATCGCCGCTGGTCATTGGTCGTCTCAAATTTGCGGAGCCACAATCATGCCGTCGACTGACCTGCGTGTCCTCATCATTTCGCACGGACATCCCAGCATGTCGCTGGGCGGGGCCGAAGTGGCCTCCTACAACCTGCATAAAGGTTTGAACGAACTGGACGGGGTGGAAAGTTTCTATCTGGCCCGTGTCGGTCATCCGGTGCCGCGCCACGGTGCGTCAGCACTGATGAGTTTGCGCCAGAAGGATAATGAAATCCTGTATCACGCTGAAAATTATGATCATTTTCTGCTGTCGAACGGGAATACCGATGAAATAGACCGCGATTTGCTGCGGTTCGTACGTGATTACGAGCCCGATGTGGTGCATTTCCATCACTATCTTGGCCTTGGTCTTGAAACGATCTATGCGATCCGAGAAGCCATGCCCGATGCTGCGATCTTCTTTACCTTCCATGAATTCCTGACGATCTGCCACAACCATGGGCAGATGGTCAAAAGCGGTGGCACGAAGCTTTGCAACCGGGCCAGCCCGATCGAATGCAATGGCTGTTTCCAGAATATCTCGCCGGCGTCCTTCCTGCGTCGGGAACGGTTCATCAAGGCGATGCTTAATCTGGCCGACCATTATGTTTCGCCCAGCGATTTTCTCGCCGACCGGTTTGTCGACTGGGGGCTGGATCGTGACAAGATGTCGGTGATCGAGAACGGCTTGGACGTGAAGGAAGCGGCAAATACACGCCCGTTATCCAAGGCGCAGCCGCGCCGGTCGCGTTTCGCATTTTTCGGACAACTGACCATGTTCAAGGGGGCGGACATTCTGCTTGATGCAGTGGGGCGCGTACCTGACGACATCTGGGGTGATGATGCCCGCATGATGATCTTTGGTGGTAACCTTGAGCGGCAACCCATTGAATATCAGGAAAAAGTTCACGACCTGATCGAGAAGGCCGGTGAACGTGTCCGGTTCTATGGCGCCTATCAGAACAGCGAAATGCCCAAACTGATGGAGCTTGCCGACTGGACGATCATTCCGTCGATCTGGTGGGAAAATTCCCCGATCGTCATCCAGGAAGCCTTCTTCCACGGGCGGCCGATGATCTGTTCGAATATCGGTGGCATGGCTGAAAAAATCACCGACGGTGTTAATGGTCTGCATTTCCGTGTTGGCAGTGCCGAAGACCTTGCTGACCGTCTTGTCGATGCCCTTACCGACAACAAAATCTGGGATCGGATGCGCGAGGGAATTCCACGCCCGCCGACCTATATCGATTGCGCCGAGCAACATCTCGCGCAGTACCGGGAGGTTCTCGAGACCCGCCCGATGTCTGTGACTCCTGTGTCGCAGCACTCCGTCGCCAGCACGGCATAACGATAATCAGAAGTCACCTAGCCAAGGAGAAACACTATGGCGCGCGTTCTCGTAATGATTCCATCGGGCGAAGTCTACGACCACGACAGCGTCCGTTGGTACAATTATCAGCAGATTCAACGCTATATCGATCACTATCACAATATTGGCGATGCGTTCGTATATGATTCGTCGCTGAAACTGATGAATTTTGAAAAGCTTGGCGTTGTCGAGATTGCCAACCCGGATATGGCCCAGATCGACAAGCTGCGCGAGGAATATGACTATGTCTTCCTGCGCGGGTCGAATTACATCCATTCCCAGATGGACTGGCGCAACACCATTGAGGTACTTGAACGTTTACGCCTGCCGGTTCTCGGTTTTGGCTTGGGCGCTCAGGCCCCGGTCAAAGGCAAGATCAATCTGTCCGAACAGACGAAAACCGTTCTGCACATGATGGCAGATTCAACCACGTCTATCGGGGTGCGTGGTGCCTATACCGCGCAGGTTCTGTGGGATATCGGCATTCGCAATGTGCGTATTGTCGGTTGCCCGACTGCCTTCCGTTCGAACAATCCGAATATGCGTATAAAGCTGCCGGAACTCGATACGGTCAAGAATGTCGGTATCACGCTTCGCCGCGAAGTTTCATCGTCCTATGCACAGAATATCGAACGTTATCTGACCTTCCACCGTGATCTGGTCAAGGACCTCGCGCACCGGTTCGATAATGTCACACTGATGGCACAGGGCGAACCCGAAGAAAAGAAACTGGTCTTTGGCACCGACGAACAGAAAGAACAGGCCATTGCCGAGCTGCGTGGCAATCCGAATGTCGGTAAATGGTACATGGATGACGAGATGGAACGCCTGTATCGCTCCAAGATGTTCTATTCCGACGTGGTTGCCGATTACGAAAACCTTGTACGCCAGAAAGACTGTGTTCTGGGTTATCGCCTGCACGGCAATCTGATGGCGCTGTCGAACGGTGTTCCGTCGATCTATTTCACCTATGACAGCCGCACAGTCGAATTTGCCGAAACCTATCAGATCCCGTCCTATGACGTGTTCTCGAAGAAGGAGTTCGTGCTCGAGGATTACTGGAATCAGGATTTGTTCGACAAATTCAATCGCGCCTGGTTCCAGACCTATCGCGAGATGGCAACGTTCCTGACGGAAAACAATATCGATCACAAAATGGTCGATGTAATGACCCGAGACGCTCAGCCCGAGCGCAAGGTCGCCTGATCAAACCCGGTGCAGTCATCCCGCACCGGTATCGGGCGGGATGACTGTGCCACCACAAGCATGTCCGAAAAAGGACAGCGATAACAAGGAGACACGGCAATGACTGTACTTGTAACGGGTGGCGCAGGTTATATCGGTAGCCACGCAGCGCTTGCACTTCTGGATGCCGGGCGAAAGGTCGTCGTCCTCGATAATCTCAGTCAGGGGCATCGCTGGGCTGTTCCGGCCGGGGCTGCCTTTGTCGAAGGTGACTGCGGTGATTATGAACTGGTTCGCAAGCTTGTTGCGGATCACGATGTCACGGCAATCATGCATTTTGCAGGATCGATCATCGTGCCGGAATCGGTGGTTTATCCGCTTGATTATTACTATAACAACACGGTGAATTCCCGTGCTCTGGCACAGGCTGCTGTCGATGCGGGCATCCGGCATTTCATCTTCTCCTCGACTGCGGGTGTTTACGGTGAACCCGCCAAAACCCCGATCCTTGAAGATTTCCCGTCAAAACCGATTTCGCCTTATGGCACGTCGAAAATGATGACGGAAAAGATGCTGGCCGATGCATCCGTTGCCCATGACATGAACTATGTCGCGTTGCGCTATTTCAATGTTGCCGGTGCCGATCCCAAAGGACGGGCAGGGCAGACATCACGCAAGGCAACCCACCTGATCAAAATCGCCAGCCAGGCGGCAACAGGTGTCCGTTCGCATCTGGAAATCTATGGCGAAGATTACGAGACCCCGGATGGCACCTGCATCCGAGATTACATCCATGTTTCAGATCTTGCCAATGCGCATGTGCTTGCATTGGAATATCTGGAAAATGGCGGTGAAAGCGACGTGATGAATTGCGGCTATGGTCGTGGTTTTTCAGTCAAGGAAGTGATTTCAGCGGTCAAGGAAGTATCGGGTGTCGATTTCCCCGTCAAACTGGCTGAACGTCGCCCGGGTGATCCGGCTGCCTTGATTGCGGGTGCGGATCGTGTTCGCGAGAAGCTCGGCTGGGAGCCGAAACATGATGATCTTGAGATGATTGTGCGCCACGCCCTTGATTGGGAAGAAAGCCTTAAAACCCGTCAGGTGGTTGACGCCGCATAACACCCACGCGCCAGAAAGGGAGGAAACGTCCATTACGAGCAAGCGGTTCAGAAGGACTGAATAAAGGCCCGAACCGCCACAGCAGGAGTACCAGACATGAGCCAGAATATCCCCTCAACTGGCCAGAAACCTCGTATCGGCGTTCTCATGCCGGCAGGCAGAGTTGTCGAGAATGTAGGAGTGGTAACGCATAATTTCGGTTCCCCCGAAAAATCAACGCGGCATTTCAGCAATATCGGTGATTGCTTTGTCTATGATTCGTCCCTGCGAATTCTCGATTATGCTGAACTGCAACCCATTTATGCCCCGGCTAGCGGCGACCTGACACCGGCTCAGGTCGAGAATATCAATCAGCTCGACTACATCTTTTTGCGCGGATCGAACTATATTCATACCAACGGTCAATGGGATCCGATCACACGTGTCCTGGAACAGACCAATGTTCCGGTTATCGCATTCGGGATCGGTGTGCAGACCCCTGATAATTCGGAAGAATATGTCAATGAATCGACCAAGCGCTTTTTGCAGGTCGTTTCGCATCGTTCAACCACTCTTGGCGTGCGCGGCCATCTTTCAAAAAAAGCGTTGAATTCGATCGGGATCAAAAATGTCCGTATTTTTGGATGCCCGACGGCATTTCGACACTGCAAACCGAAACTGACGCTGCCGCGTCTCAAGTCGACCGATATCAAAAAACTTGGCTTTACCCTGCGGCGCAAAACACCCAGATGCGTCATGTTTCAACGATATCTGATTCGGACACTCGCCGAACGATATCAAACCGAACTTCTTTGTGCCGGCGAGCTGGAAGAAAAGGCGATCTTCTATGCGCGCTGCAACCAGATTGCCAATGCGGATGAAGTGATGTCAAAGGCCGTCAATCAGCTCATTACAGAAGGCTGGTTATACGGTGAAACGGATCCGTTATTGCAAATTTATAAATCGTCACTCGCAGTATTCGAGACGGTGGCTGATTTCGAGGAAGCCGAGCGGCATCTTGATGCTGTGACCGGGTTCCGTTTGCACGGCAATCTTCTGGCGCTCGCCAATGAGGTGCCAGCCCTTTACATCACCTATGACACGCGGACCCGTGAGTTTGTCAAAACGCTTGGTATTCCGCATGTCGACGGTCGCTATATCGACAAATTTTCCTTCGAAGAAGCATGGGATCAGGCAGATTTCGGCCATTTCGAGGAAACCTACCAGATGCGGTTTGGCGAACTGAAAACCTTCCTCGAAGAAAACGGCATGGCACATCGCCTCGGCACTACCCCGACCCCATACGTGGTTGAGGCGGCGTAACCATGCTGCTCGGGCATGGCCGGTTTCCTAGTTCCGGTCATGCCCGGTTTTCTTTTCATTTTGAACGGCCATGGATGGATAAGTGTTAAACAGATCGCATATCCGCTACGCGACGATCCTGATTGCAACAGTGCTGTCAGGCGGCGGCATCCTTGCATTCTCATCACCGAATTCTGCGGCGCTGGAACTTAAAGTCACCGGGCCGGAAAAGATCATTTTTGATAGCGATGTTGCGGGATGTGATTCGCATCATTTGCCCGACGCGCCCGCGCGCGCATTTCGTGATGACAGGGGGCGCATGATCCTGTTTGCGCCAAATTTCCAAAACCGTGCTTTTGTTGGTTATGGCTTTGACAGTCTGAAACCCGATTGTGACAGCCGGTTCATGGCCGCCGGGAAAGCGCAGCCCGATCTTTTGGATGATCGCACCTGGATCCATGCAATTTACACCAAAGATGGAAGAAATGTTTACGCACTCGGCAGTGCCAGTTTCATGCCGTATCGTCACGAAATGCCCTGCAAGGGACGGACAAAGCGGATTGATTGCTGGATCAATGGATTGGTGACGCTGAAATCGACCGATGGTGGGAAGACGTTCGATTATCTTGGTCAGCCGCCCCATCATGCACCTTTCCCGCCGCCGGAACCGTATCGGGATGATCGGAAGCGTGCACCAAGCTATGTGACGGTCACCAACATCATCAATTGGCAGAATTATCTGTATGCGATTGTCTGGCGTCGCGAGGAGGAATGGAAAAACTCGCGCAATTGTCTGGTGCGAGCACCTGCCAATGATCCGTCAAGCTGGCAGGTATGGGACGGTAATGACTTTATTGAGGCCGCAAACCTGACCGATCAGGGATGGCAGATACAGCAAACCGATTGCGCGCGCGTCGGCCCCAAGGGAATTACGTCGATCCGCGGGTTTGTAAGGCATGAAGGTACAAATACCTTCATCGCGATCTATCAGCACCGTCAACGCAACAAGGACGGCACGGATCGGCACGGCATGTTTTATTCGACATCGCCGGATATGAAAAACTGGTCGGAGCCGAAGTTTCTGCTTGATGAGGATCTTGATCCCGATGCCGGGCCGGGGGACCCGTTTGCCGCCTATGCCACCATGATTGACGAAGACAGCCAGGACCGGCTTTTCAGCACCGTCGATGACGAGGCCAGCCTCGTTTTCGTCCGTCTGATCCCAAAGCCCCATAACGGAAAGTGGCGGGTGCCACGGCAATTGGTGCGGTTCCCCGTTTCCATTACGAAGTAAAGGACAAGGCCATGGAATTTGATCGCTTTGATATTGACGGGCCGGTGCTGTTTGTACCGAACCGTCATCGTGATCCGCGCGGGACATTTGCCGAGACCTTTCGCGAGGATGAATTTCGTGCGGCAATTGGCGATGTGACATTGGTGCAGGAAAACCAGTCGATCAGCAAACCGGTCAACACCATTCGGGGCTTGCATTATCAATCCGAACCGCGCGCGCAAGGGAAACTGGTGCGCGTGACCACCGGAGCGATCATGGATATCGCTGTTGATCTGCGCCCGCATTCACAGACATTCGGTCAGCATATCAAGATCGAGCTGTCCGAAGAAAACTGGTATCAGCTATGGATCCCGCCGGGATTTGCGCATGGTTTTCGCACGATGCGTCCCGATACGACCGTGATTTACAAGGTATCGGATTATTACAGTCCCGAGCATGATCGCGGGATCGCCTGGAATGACCCTGATCTTCACATTGACTGGGAACTGTACGGGCAACAGCCGGTATTATCGGAAAAGGACAAAGATCAACCAGCACTGGTCGAGCTGTTTTCGATAGATGTTGCCCGGGCTGCGGAGGCGAACCGGGCGATGGTGCATGGTATAGGGCGTTATCGGGCTTCGACGGGCGACTGATAAAGCGGTGCCAGGGCAATCAGGCTTTCATCCGGCGTTTGCTGAATGGAATTGACATTCTTTTCCAGTGTCCTGCCCAAGGCATGGACCAGAACCATTTCCAGTTTGCCGTCATTGGCCATTTGTAAAAGAATTGCCAGTGATTCCGCGACGGTAAAGGGTTCCTTGTAGGTGCGACGTTCCAGCAGAGCGCCCATAATGTCACAGATGGTCAGAATACGCGTCAGATCGCGAATTTGGTCACCTGCCAGACCGTCAGGATACCCGCTGCCATTCAGAAATTCGTGATGATGCAGGATGGCATCCAGAACATCTTCGGCAATGCCGTCCTGCCGGGCCAGAAATTTATATCCTGCCCCCGGATGGGTGCGGATGACATCAAACTCTTCTGCTGTCAGCTTGCCCGGTTTATCAAGGATTGACGCAGGTATATCCACCTTCCCGATATCATGCAGTAGTCCTGCGGTCGTCAGTTTTTCAATATCTGCCTTGCGCATCCCCATATTGGTCGCAAATGCGCAGGCCAATCCGGTTACGATCAGAATGTGCTGAAATGTCGTATGGTGATAGGCCCGTACAGTGGATAGCCATTCATTAACGCCAATATTGCTAATGGTCTTGGCGATTTCTTCGCCGGTTGCCGCAACCTCGCCAAGATCAACCGGTTTGTTGGTGGTAAACCGGGCGAAGGTATTTTCAAGTGTTTTTGCGGCCCCGTTGACGGCCTTGCTGGCTGTCGGGGTGAGTATCCCCGCCGTTTCACGAATGTCTTCGATGATCTTTGCCAGTCCGGCATCGCCTACCGGCCTGTGGATCGTCTTGCGTGCGCCAAGGGTGGTTGCCTGCAATTCTTCCTGTAGGTTGCCTTTTGTAATCGCGAAAATCTGTTTGCACCGGGCAGGGGCAGCCTTGCGGAATGCAGCAAGCTTGGCGATGTTTTCACCGTTGCCAAGGTCGACATCAAGTACGATGGTATCGGCATCCAGCGGAATTTTATCTGCCATCGATGATGTGCGGATGTCGAAGCCAAGCAGGGATGCCGGCATCAAATCAGTGCGATCTCTTTCGCAAACGACATGCAGTATGTTGGGGGTGCCGGTGTTCAATTTGTGGCCATAACAGTGGTTTCCGCCTGATTTTATCTTTGATATTCGTTTGAATATAAGAATTTTATCAAGCAATTATAAGCCACTAATTACAAAATTATGCTGCCAGCGCGGCAATCACCTGTTCCTTGCTTAATATCCCGATTGGTTCCTTTTTGCCATTGATCACCGCCATTGATCCGCCTGTTGCCAGCGCCACAGGCAGAATATCTTCAAGGCGCATATCACCGGTAATCTCGGGCCAGCTTGCATTAACTTCACCGCCATTGACCAACGGTTGCATCAATGTTTTGGCGCGCAACACACGCGATCTGTTCACATCACGGGTAAAGGCGCGGACATAATCATCAGCGGGACGCATGATGATTTCTTCCGGTCGACCGATTTGGATCAGTTTACCATCTTTCAGGATCGCAATCCGGTCGCCCAGTTTAAGTGCCTCGTCGAGATCATGGGTAATAAACACGATGGTTTTGTGAAGCTCTCCCTGAAGCTTCATCAGTTCATCCTGCATGTCATTGCGGATAAGGGGATCAAGAGCGGAAAATGCCTCGTCCATCAAAAGAACTTCGGGGTCCGTGGTCAGTGCGCGGGCAAGGCCGACGCGCTGCTGCATCCCGCCTGATAACTGATTGGGAAACTTGTCCTCGTATCCGGCCAGACCGACCCGTTCGATCCAGTTGCGTGCCGCATTCTCGCGCGTGTTGCGGTCCACATCCTGAATTTCAAGGCCATAGCCGACATTATCCATCACACTGCGATGTGGCAGAAGGCCAAAGCGTTGAAACACCATACCAAGCCGCTTTCGCCGGAACGCATTCAGCTCATTGATGCTCATGGCAAGGATATCGGTGCCGT is part of the Thalassospira lucentensis genome and harbors:
- a CDS encoding glycosyltransferase family 4 protein, translating into MPSTDLRVLIISHGHPSMSLGGAEVASYNLHKGLNELDGVESFYLARVGHPVPRHGASALMSLRQKDNEILYHAENYDHFLLSNGNTDEIDRDLLRFVRDYEPDVVHFHHYLGLGLETIYAIREAMPDAAIFFTFHEFLTICHNHGQMVKSGGTKLCNRASPIECNGCFQNISPASFLRRERFIKAMLNLADHYVSPSDFLADRFVDWGLDRDKMSVIENGLDVKEAANTRPLSKAQPRRSRFAFFGQLTMFKGADILLDAVGRVPDDIWGDDARMMIFGGNLERQPIEYQEKVHDLIEKAGERVRFYGAYQNSEMPKLMELADWTIIPSIWWENSPIVIQEAFFHGRPMICSNIGGMAEKITDGVNGLHFRVGSAEDLADRLVDALTDNKIWDRMREGIPRPPTYIDCAEQHLAQYREVLETRPMSVTPVSQHSVASTA
- a CDS encoding polysaccharide pyruvyl transferase family protein; the encoded protein is MARVLVMIPSGEVYDHDSVRWYNYQQIQRYIDHYHNIGDAFVYDSSLKLMNFEKLGVVEIANPDMAQIDKLREEYDYVFLRGSNYIHSQMDWRNTIEVLERLRLPVLGFGLGAQAPVKGKINLSEQTKTVLHMMADSTTSIGVRGAYTAQVLWDIGIRNVRIVGCPTAFRSNNPNMRIKLPELDTVKNVGITLRREVSSSYAQNIERYLTFHRDLVKDLAHRFDNVTLMAQGEPEEKKLVFGTDEQKEQAIAELRGNPNVGKWYMDDEMERLYRSKMFYSDVVADYENLVRQKDCVLGYRLHGNLMALSNGVPSIYFTYDSRTVEFAETYQIPSYDVFSKKEFVLEDYWNQDLFDKFNRAWFQTYREMATFLTENNIDHKMVDVMTRDAQPERKVA
- the galE gene encoding UDP-glucose 4-epimerase GalE; amino-acid sequence: MTVLVTGGAGYIGSHAALALLDAGRKVVVLDNLSQGHRWAVPAGAAFVEGDCGDYELVRKLVADHDVTAIMHFAGSIIVPESVVYPLDYYYNNTVNSRALAQAAVDAGIRHFIFSSTAGVYGEPAKTPILEDFPSKPISPYGTSKMMTEKMLADASVAHDMNYVALRYFNVAGADPKGRAGQTSRKATHLIKIASQAATGVRSHLEIYGEDYETPDGTCIRDYIHVSDLANAHVLALEYLENGGESDVMNCGYGRGFSVKEVISAVKEVSGVDFPVKLAERRPGDPAALIAGADRVREKLGWEPKHDDLEMIVRHALDWEESLKTRQVVDAA
- a CDS encoding polysaccharide pyruvyl transferase family protein — translated: MSQNIPSTGQKPRIGVLMPAGRVVENVGVVTHNFGSPEKSTRHFSNIGDCFVYDSSLRILDYAELQPIYAPASGDLTPAQVENINQLDYIFLRGSNYIHTNGQWDPITRVLEQTNVPVIAFGIGVQTPDNSEEYVNESTKRFLQVVSHRSTTLGVRGHLSKKALNSIGIKNVRIFGCPTAFRHCKPKLTLPRLKSTDIKKLGFTLRRKTPRCVMFQRYLIRTLAERYQTELLCAGELEEKAIFYARCNQIANADEVMSKAVNQLITEGWLYGETDPLLQIYKSSLAVFETVADFEEAERHLDAVTGFRLHGNLLALANEVPALYITYDTRTREFVKTLGIPHVDGRYIDKFSFEEAWDQADFGHFEETYQMRFGELKTFLEENGMAHRLGTTPTPYVVEAA
- the rfbC gene encoding dTDP-4-dehydrorhamnose 3,5-epimerase, which encodes MEFDRFDIDGPVLFVPNRHRDPRGTFAETFREDEFRAAIGDVTLVQENQSISKPVNTIRGLHYQSEPRAQGKLVRVTTGAIMDIAVDLRPHSQTFGQHIKIELSEENWYQLWIPPGFAHGFRTMRPDTTVIYKVSDYYSPEHDRGIAWNDPDLHIDWELYGQQPVLSEKDKDQPALVELFSIDVARAAEANRAMVHGIGRYRASTGD
- a CDS encoding HD-GYP domain-containing protein; translation: MPASLLGFDIRTSSMADKIPLDADTIVLDVDLGNGENIAKLAAFRKAAPARCKQIFAITKGNLQEELQATTLGARKTIHRPVGDAGLAKIIEDIRETAGILTPTASKAVNGAAKTLENTFARFTTNKPVDLGEVAATGEEIAKTISNIGVNEWLSTVRAYHHTTFQHILIVTGLACAFATNMGMRKADIEKLTTAGLLHDIGKVDIPASILDKPGKLTAEEFDVIRTHPGAGYKFLARQDGIAEDVLDAILHHHEFLNGSGYPDGLAGDQIRDLTRILTICDIMGALLERRTYKEPFTVAESLAILLQMANDGKLEMVLVHALGRTLEKNVNSIQQTPDESLIALAPLYQSPVEAR
- a CDS encoding glycine betaine/L-proline ABC transporter ATP-binding protein, with translation MSYIEIRNIFKIFGPDPEKSLKLARDGADKDEILAQTGHTVGLHDVSLSIERGETFVVMGLSGSGKSTLIRHLNRLIDPTSGEVLFDGTDILAMSINELNAFRRKRLGMVFQRFGLLPHRSVMDNVGYGLEIQDVDRNTRENAARNWIERVGLAGYEDKFPNQLSGGMQQRVGLARALTTDPEVLLMDEAFSALDPLIRNDMQDELMKLQGELHKTIVFITHDLDEALKLGDRIAILKDGKLIQIGRPEEIIMRPADDYVRAFTRDVNRSRVLRAKTLMQPLVNGGEVNASWPEITGDMRLEDILPVALATGGSMAVINGKKEPIGILSKEQVIAALAA